The Flexivirga oryzae DNA window CTCGGCCAGCACCAGCAGCTCGGTGTCGAAGAACCACGACTCGTCCTCCACCAGCGGGAGGAGCACCTGCGCGACGTCACGGCGGATCGCCTTGAAACCGCACTGCGCATCGGAGAACTTGACCCGGAGCCCCTGGTGCAGGATGAAGTTGTAGCTGCGCGAGATGAATTCGCGTTTCGGTCCACGTACCACGTGAGCACCGTGTGCGAGGCGGGAGCCGATCGCCACATCCGAATGACCGGACATGAGCGGCGCCACCAGCGGGAAGAGCGCGCCGAGGTCGGTCGACAGGTCCACGTCCATGTAGGCGAGCACCAGGGCGTCGGACGCGAGCCACGTCTGCTTCAGCGCGAGACCGCGGCCCTTCCTGCTGAGCACCTGCACGCGGACCTCCGCGAGCGACGATGCGAGCCGACGCGCCACTCGCAGGGTGCTGTCGGTCGACGCGTTGTCCGCGATGGTGATCCGGAACGGGTAGGGGAACTCCTTGTGCAGCATCCGCCAGACCGTCTCGACGCTGGCCGCGAGCACGTGCTCCTCGTTGTAGACCGGGATCACGACATCGAGCACCACGGGCTTCCGCTCCGCCCAGACCGGGCGATGATCCGGCGAAATGAGCTCTGTCTGCATTTGTTTCATCATCGTTCCCTGTCTCAGTCGCTCGACGACGAACTGGTCGGCTGGGTGAGGTCGTAGAAGGTCGATCCCCCGATCGTCACCTTCTTGTAGTTGGCCTCGACCCAGCTCGAGATCTCCTGCGAGGCGTTGGAGCCACCCATCTGCTGTCCGCCGACTCCGCCCGCGACGAAGTAGTGGATCTTGCCCGCCTGCACGTATGCCTTGAACTGTGCCAGCGTCGGCGAGTTGTCGCTGCCGTTGAAGCCGCCGATCGCCATCACCGGCTGCTGGGTGGCCAACTGGAGCCCGGCCGCGTTGTTGCTGCCGATGGCTGCCGCGACCCAGGTGTACTTGCTGGCGTTGGACTGGAGGGCCGCGACGACCGCCGTGCTCGGTGTCGACGCATCGAGCAGTCCGCCCATGCCGCCGCCGTTGGTCGTGCCATCCTGCGTGGTGCCACCGGTGGTGCCGCCGGGAGTCGTCCCGCCCTGGCCGGTGGTGCCGCCCTGGCCGGTCGTACCACCGGGTGCGGTGCCGCCACCCGGCATACCGCCGCCGCCGCCTCCGGGGCCGCCACCCATGCCGCCACTCGGGCCGGCGGTCGGGATGGACCCGGTGTGCGCGGAGTTCACCGTGCTCCAGGTGTATGCCGCCGGGCCGGCAAGTCCGGCCGCCACAGCGGCCGCGAGCACGAGCGGGATTGCCTTACGGTGCAACCAGTTCAGCGCGAGTAGGAGGAACGCTGCCGCCATACCGACTGCAAGGATCGAGACGCGCAGCCAGTCGCCGTACGCCGTGGTGCGGGTCAGCAGGATGAACGACCAGGTTGCCGCTGCGGCCGTGGCGGCCGCGAGGGTGATCGAGCCGAGGGGGCTGTGCCGGCGTTCCCAGGCCTCGTGGGCACCCATGCCGACCACCGCGGCGATCGCGGGCGCCAGGGCCACCGTGTAGTACTGGTGGAAGATGCCCGCCATGAAGGAGAAGGTCAGCCCGGTGACCAGCAGCCAGCCGCCCCAGACGAGGTATGCCGCCCGGCGGCTGTCCGTGCGCGGTGCGCGACCGCGCATGACCACGCCCATCGCGAGCAGGATCAGCGCGGTGGGTAGCAGCCAGGAGACCTGACTGCCGACCTCGGAGCCGAACATCCGGGTGATGCCGGTGACGCCCCACATGCCGCCGCCGTTGCCACCACCACCGCCGACGGAACCGGTCTCGTTGCCGCTGAGCCGGCCGAAGCCGTTGTAGCCGAAGGTGAGGTTCCAGAACGAGTTGTCCTCGCTACCACCGATGTACGGCCGGCTGCCGGCCGGAACCAACTGCACGATGAGCACCCACCAGCCACCGGCGGCGACGAGACCACCGATGCCCGCGAGGAGGCCGAGGACGCGACGCTTCAGGTTCGTGCGCGCCGCGAGCAGATAGGCGATGCCGAAGAACGGGACGACCAGGAACACCTGCAGCGTCTTGGTGAGGAAGCCGAAGCCGAGGAAGATGCCGACGAACGCCATCCAGCGGATCGAGCCCTTCTCGATCGCCTTCATCGTCGCCCACGCGCCGAGCGTCATCAGCAGCACGAGCAGCGCATCGGGGTTGTTGAAGCGGAACATCAACGCTGCGACCGGGGTCAGTGCCAGGGTCGCGCCCGACAGCAGGCCCGCCACCGGACCGAAGTGGCGTCGAACCATGGTGTACACGAGGCCGACGGTCGCGACGCCCATCAACACTTCGGGCATCAGCAGCGCGAACGAGTTGAGCCCGAAGATCCGCACCGACAGGGCCATCACCCACAGCGCGGCCGGTGGTTTGTCGACGGTGATGGAGTTGGCTGCGTCGGAGGAGCCGTAGAAGAACGCCTCCCAGTTGACCGAGCCCGCCTGGGCGGCAGCCGAATAGAAGGAGTTGGCCCACCCGCTGGCGGTGAGGTTGTAGAAGTAGAGGACCGCTGTCGCCAGCAGGAGCCCGAACGCGGAGGGCCGCGCCCAGCTGGGGTCGTCCGGGTGGCCCCTCCAGAGCCGGGTCGTTCGGCCACTTCGGGTGGCGACCGCACTCACGTGGGTCGCAGCACCCTGCGGCTCCCGAGGGATCGCCTGGTCTGAGGTCCGCAGGTGTGCGGTCGCTGAATCCATGCCGCCGAGACTGTCGGCGCTCCTTGTGGGCATCCTGTGGCAGGCAGCAGGTCTGCCCATGAACGAACAGCGGCTTCGAAAAGTTGCCAGGACAGACAGCGAATGCTCAAAGGCGAGACACAGGACGGGCGGCGAGGTTCTGCTGTGACAACGATTCCCTGCCACGCGAAGGACCATTGTTCATGACGCAGCAACCACCTCAGCAGCCGGAGCAGAACGGCCGACCGCCCGAGACATGGTCGGGGGCCGCGTCGGGTGAGTCGCCGGTAGCGCCGCCCGGGTACGGGTATGGCGTGCCGGACGCTCCGCAGCCTCCGGCGACCTCGCCCGCGCTGCGCCAGCCCCGCTGGTCCGGGAAGAAGACCGCGGTGGTCGCGGCCCTGGCGATCGGCCTGTCGTCCGCGGGCGCGATCACGGCGTCCGCTGCGGTGCCGAGTGGTTCCACCGGTGGCGACGGCATGGGCGGTCGCGGTGGTTTCGGCAACTTCCGGCAGTTCGGCGACGGTGGCACGGGCGGAAACTCGAACGGCAGTGCCGGCAGCGACGGCAACGCACCCGGTGGCGGGGTCCCCGGTGGCACCATGCCATCCGGTGCACCGGGCGCAGGCGAGGGAGCACCGGGCGGCTCCAGCGGCTCCGGTAGCAATACCTGACCGATCGGCCGGTGGGACGTCATGTGCACCGGCGCCTGAGCAATACCGCGCGCGACCTCGATACGCCTCCTCCGCTTCGCTCCCCCGGCTACTCGGCCACCGCGGAGTGGACTACTGACTACTCGACCACCGCTGTGCCGATCGGCCACCGCGAAGTGGACTACTGACCACTCGACCACCGCTGTGCCACTCGGCCAGCGCGGAGTGGACTACGACTACTCGGCCGCTGTGCCGATCGGCCAGCGCGGAGTGGACTACTCGGTCACCAGTTGCGTGAGCGCGGCAAGCCGCTCGTGCGCGATGGTCGCCATACTCCGCTTCTCACCTTTGGTGATCCACTGCTGGAACGACAGGTGGAAGACCATGACACCCACCTCGGCGGCCAGGGTCGCGGCGGGCTCGCCGACGCCTCGCTCGCCGAACACCTCGCCGAGCCGCGTCTTCAGGGTCGCGAGTTTGGCCAACTCCCGCTCCTGCAGCGCAGGCTCGCGGGCGATGATCACGGCACGTGCGCGAGCGAACGCCCGGCGTTCGTCGGTGAAGAAGGCTCCCGCCGCGACGAGCGAGCGCCCGATCAGCTCGTACGGCGCGGTGCCGTCCGGCGCCGCATCGATCGGCTCGAGGAACAGCTGCAGAAAGTCGTCCTGCCCGGCGAACAGCACCTCGCGCTTGTCCGCGAAGTGCCGGAAGAAGGTGCGTTCGGTGAGTCCTGCGGCCTCGGCGATCTCGGCGACGGTCGTCCGCTCGAAGCCCTGATCCGCGAACAACCGCATCGCGACCTCTCCCAGTCGGTCGCGCGCTCCGGGTTCCCAGCGGGCCATGCCGAGAACTGTACTGATGACAGTCACTGACGTCGAGGTGTACCGTAGGTGATGTCAGTGAATGACATCAATTCGATGCACCACTCAGGAAGGACGCAGCATGCGCGTATTCGTCACCGGAGCCACCGGATGGATCGGCTCCGCGACCGTCGACGAGTTGCTCCGTGCGGGGCACCAGGTGACCGGTCTCGCCCGGTCGGACTCGTCGGCCGACCAGCTCGTCGCGAAGGGAGCCGCTGTCCTGCGCGGCGACCTGGATGACCTGGACGCCATTCGCAAGGGCGCCGACGCCGCCGAGGGCGTCATACATCTCGCCAACAAGCACGACTGGGCCAACCCGGCCGACTCCAATGCCGCAGAACGTGCTTCGGTCGAAGCGATCGGTGAAGTCCTCTCCGGGAGCGACCGCCCGTTCGTCTTCGCCTCGGGTGTCGCCGGCCTCGTCCAGGGCCGGCCGTCGACCGAGGATGATGCGAGTCCCTTCGTCGGCCCCGACGCACCGCGCGGTGGTGCCGAAGCTCGTGCGTTCGACTTCGTCGGCGACGGGGTGCGATCGATCGCCGCCCGCTTCGCACCCACGGTGCACGGCACCGGGGACCACGGTTTCATCGCACGGATCGTCGCCGCTGCGCAGCAGCACGGGGTGTCCGGGTATGTCGGTGACGGCTCCAACAGCTGGGCGGCTGTCCACCGGTTCGACGCCGCGCGCCTCGTGCGACTCGGATTGGAGTCCGCACCGGCAGGCACCCGGCTGCACGCGACCGGCGAGGCCGCCGTGCCGACCAAGGCGATTGCCGAGGCCATCGGTGCGGGCCTGAACCTGCCTGTCGTCTCGATCGATCCGAGCGACGCCGTCGATCACTTCGGCTTCGTCGGCCAGTTCTTCGGCATGGAGATGTCGGCGTCGTCGAACCGGACCAGGAAGCTGCTCGGCTGGCAGCCGACCGGACCGACGCTGCTCGAGGACCTCGCGGCCGGGGCGTATTTCGGGTCGTGAGTCCGCGGAGCACGTGGTCTCGATACGCCGGCTCGTACCTCGCCGGCTACTCGACCCGCGTGAGCATGCCGTACTCCGGCTACGCAACCCGCATTCGGGCTAGAGCTGGGCGACGGCCTCCGCGATCGGGGTGTCACCGTTGTTGAACTGCACGAACGCGCCGACGGAGTTCTGCGCGGGCAGCAACGCCGCGACCACGGCCGCGACATCGGCGCGCGACACCGACCCGGAGGTGAGCTCGGCCCCACCCTGACCGTTGACCTCGATCCGTCCGGTGGGCGGATCGAGGGTGAGCCCGCTCGGCGCAGCGATGGTCCAGGACAAACCCGTGCCACGCAGGTACTGGTCCGCCGCGGCCTTCGCCTCGGCATACGCGAAGAACGGATCACCTTCGGGCACACCGTGATCCGGCGATGCTCCGAAGTACGAGACCATGATGTAGCGCTCGATGCCGAGCTCCGCGGTCGCGTTCATGCTGCGGATGGCGGCATCCCGGTCGACCGCGTAGGTCCGCGCCGAGTTGCCGCCGCCCGCACCGGCGGACCACACGACGGCGTCGACTCCGTCGAGCAGTTCCGAGAGTGCCGGCACGTCGAGATGTTCGACGTCGGCGACGACCGGTATTGCCCCGGTGGCCGCGACCTCGGGCGCGTGGTCCTCGTTGCGGAACAGCGAACGCACCGAATGACCTTGGGACGTCAGCAGTTCCGCGAGGAGCAACGCAACCTTGCCGTGTCCGCCGATGATCGCGACCGAGCTCATGACTTCCTCACTTCTTTCTGGCGCCGAGCGACTGCAGCTTCTCGACGATCCTAGGCGTCGTCGGCCGACCCGTGCCCACCTGCTTCCCGGCGGCGAACATCGCCCGGTCGTAGAGCGGCCGCGCGAAGCGCTTGGCGGCATACGCGACATGCCCGTCGCGGTCGGTGAGGATGATGAACTTTCCGGCCTTCATCCCGGCAAACGCAACGGCCGCAACCTGATCCGCCGACCGGGGCGCCTTGTTGATCATGTCGGTGCCGCTCGCCTCCATGTCGACGTCCTTACCGCCGAACGACTGCGCGAGGTTGGTGCGGAAGAACGACGGGCAGATCACCGACACCGAGATGCCCGAGGGCGCGAGCTCCGTGCGCAGCGTCTCGCTGATCGCCACCACGCCCGCCTTCACGGCGTTGTACGACGCCATCGCCGGCGCGTGCACCAGCCCGGCGAGGGACGCGGTGTTGACGATCTGGCCACCGGAGTCCTGCTGCTTCATCATCGGCACGAAGGTGTGGCATCCCCGGGCGACGCCGATCAGGTTGATGTCGGTGATGCGGCGCCACTCGTCCATGTCGGCCACGTCGATGCGGCCACCCGCGGCGATGCCGGCGTTGTTGATCAGCAGGTCGAGACCGCCGTACGTGCTCTCGACCCAGTTGCGGGCCGCGTCCCAGTCCTCGTCCTTGCTCACGTCCAGCCTGAGGTAGTCGACCCCGGCCGGCAGCGAGCCCTCCGGCGCGGTCTCGTGCACGTCGCCGACGACCACGCGGGCGCCGTCAGCGACCAGCAGCTCGACCAGCGCCTGGCCGAGCCCGGAACACCCGCCGGTCACCAGGCAACGGGCTGCGGCATACGACCTGGACGGTTTCGAGGAGAGGAGACCCATGTCCTCACCCTAGACGCGGTTACCGCCCAGTAACCAGGGGGTTCACTGCAACAGGGCGCGGATGTCGTCCGGTGTGATCGCCCCACCGGAGCCGCCGTCCCCGTCGACGACCTTCTCGAAGAGCTCGCGTTTGCGGTCCTGCAGCGCAACGACCTTCTCCTCGATGGTGCCGGCACTCACCAGCCGGTAGACCATCACCGGTTTGTCCTGGCCGATGCGGTGCGCACGGTCGATCGCCTGAGCCTCGGTGGCGGGGTTCCACCACGGGTCGAGCACGAAGACGTAATCGGCCTCGGTGAGGGTGAGCCCCACCCCGCCGGCCTTCAACGAGATGAGGAACGCCGCGTCGTCACCGTTCTTGAACCCGTCGATGACCTGCTGCCTCCCGCGGGTCCGACCGTCCAGGTATGACGTGCTCAGCCCGGCGTCGGCCAACGCCTCGCGGGCGAGCTTCAGGAACGACGTGAACTGGCTGAACACCAGGGCCCGGTGACCCTCGGCCGCCAGCTCACCGATCTGCTGGACCAGCAGCGCGAGCTTGGCGGAGGTCTCGGCGGCGTTGCTCGGCACGTCGTCGACCAGCCGCGGGTCGAGCGCGAGCTGGCGCAGCCGGGTCAGCGCGGCCAGGATCGCGACGCGGTTGCCGTCCGGGTCCTCCAGCAGTCCGAGCACCCGCTGCCGCTCCCGCTGCAGGTGCCGGTCGTAGGTCTGCCGGTGCTTGGCGCCCAGCTCGACCGTCTGCACCTGGACCTGCTTGGGCGGCAGGTCGCTCGCCACCTGTTCCTTGGTGCGGCGCAGCATCAGCGGGCGGATGCGGCGGCGCAACTGCGCCAGCAGCTCCGCGCCGTCGCCGCGCTCGATCGGCTTGCGGTAGCGCTCCTTGAAGGAGTCGGGGCGCGGATAGAGGCCGGGTGCGGTGAGCGCCAGCATGGACCAGAGGTCCATCAGCGAATTCTCCAGCGGGGTGCCGGTGATAGCGAGGGTGAACGGCGCACCGATCCGCTTGGCCGCCTGGAACGTCTTGGACTGGTGATTCTTGATCCACTGGGCCTCGTCGAGGACCAGGCCGTTCCACCGGGTCGCGGCGAACTCGTCGGCGTCCAGCCGCAGCACGGCATACGACGTGACGACGACCTGCGCATCACCGATCGCCTCGGCGACCGTGCTCCCGCGCCGCTTGCTGGTCTCGGCGAGCGGCAGCACCCGCAGGTCGGGCGCGAACCGTGCCGCCTCGCTCACCCATGTGCCGACGACCGAGCTGGGTGCGACGACGAGCACCGGCACGTCCAGCTCGCCCTCCTCCCGGGCCCGCGCCAGCAGTGCCAGCGTCTGCAACGTCTTGCCGAGGCCCATGTCGTCGGCGAGAATCCCGCCGAGCGCGCAGTCCCACAGCGCGGCGAGCCAGGTGAACCCGTCGACCTGGTAGCCGCGCAGCGTCGCGTGCAACGACTCCGGCACGCTCGGCGCCGTGAACCGGTCGAGGCCGCGGACCCGCTCGACCTGCTGCACCCAGCGCTCGCTCTGCTGGTCGACGACCCCGAGACCCTCCAGCTCGTCCCACAGCCCGAGGTGGAAGCGGTTGATCGACAGCCCCTCGCGGTGCTTGTCGGAGATCTCGCGGGCCTCGGCTATCAGCCGCTCCAGCTGCCGCAACTCCGGCCGGTCCAGGCTGAAATAGGTCCCGGACATCAGCAGCATCGCCTCGTCCCCGCGGGCGAGCGCGGCGAAGAGGGCCGCGAACGGCACCTCCTCCCCGTCGATGGACACGGTCACGTGCAGATCGAGCCAGTCGTGGTCGTCGGAGTCGGTGGCGCCGATGGTGATCTGCGGTGCGGTCCGGCTCTCCTCGAAGCTCGGCAGCTCCGTCGCCGTGACGATCTCGAGGTCGTCGTCGTCCTCCAGCTCGGCGAGGCTCTCGACCAAGCGCACCGCGGGCCAGCCGCGCAACAGGCTCCGGCCGAGCGGCCACCAGCCCAGGCCGCCGACCAGCTCCATCAGCTCGTGCTCGCGCAGCGTGTCCTCGAGCCGGCCGACGAGGGCGTGCTCGGCGGCGCGGTCGCGCGTGCGGTCGTAGACGTCAAGCGCGACCGGCCGCGCGTGCTTGCCGGCATACAGCATCTCGGCGACCACCTCGACCGCCTGCGGCTCCGGTGAGCTGAGCGTGAGCCGCAACCGGATGGGCTCCGGCTCCGGCACGGGCACGCCGTTGCTCGCCACCAGGTGCAGCTGCCGCGTGAGGCGCGGGTAGTAGAGGTCGCGGAACTCCTCGGCATCCTCGGCCGGCACGTCCACGGGGCCGTCCAGCAGGAGGGCCCGAGCCGCGGTGCTCAACGCGCCGTCGAGAGCGGCGAGGGTGATGCTGCCGTCGGGCCGGATGTGCGCGATGCCGTGGCCCGGGTCACCGAGCACGACGAGCTCGCCGGTGACGTCGGCCAGGCCGAGCACACTCGCGGACCCGCGCAACGAGCCGTCGTCCTGCTCCTCGAAGTCGGCGACGACGTGCGTCGGATCGGGTGCGAGGCGCACGTCACCGTGCCCGTTGTATGACGGCAGCAGCTCCACCCCGGTGGCCAGGCACTCGCGCAGCGCCGACCACACACCGGCGTTCGCCCCGTCGAGCTGCACCACGGGGTCGCTGAGCGCCCAGGCGTGACGCCTGCTCGACGTGAGGTCACGCAACGCGGTGACCGCGTCGGCCTGCGCGACGTTGAACCGCCGGCGGACCCGGTTGAGGCCGATCTCGTCCCAGGACGACTGTTTGGACCAGCGCTCCGCCTTGGTGCGGTGCGACGGGGTGAGGCCGATGCGGGTCACCCGGTGCCGGCCGCTCAGCTCATGGCTCACCGAGACCCGCAGGCCCAGCCGAACCCCGTCATCGGTGTCGTCGACCGGCGGCTCGGTCAGTTGCTCCTGCACGAACCGGCGCCAGGCGGGCACCTCCGGGGTGCCGCCGCCCAGGTGGTCGCGGGCCGTGAGCAGCGTCGCCGCCACGTGCTTGCACTCGGTGGCCATCGGGCAGGAGCACCGGGAGTGCCACTGCGGCACCCCGTCGAAATCCTCCATCCGGGTGATCATCACGGTGTAGGGCCGGGCCCGGTTGCCTTCGACCGTGGCCAGCAGCAGCCTGCCCTGGTCGCCGACGTTGATCGTCTGCACGC harbors:
- a CDS encoding SDR family NAD(P)-dependent oxidoreductase — its product is MGLLSSKPSRSYAAARCLVTGGCSGLGQALVELLVADGARVVVGDVHETAPEGSLPAGVDYLRLDVSKDEDWDAARNWVESTYGGLDLLINNAGIAAGGRIDVADMDEWRRITDINLIGVARGCHTFVPMMKQQDSGGQIVNTASLAGLVHAPAMASYNAVKAGVVAISETLRTELAPSGISVSVICPSFFRTNLAQSFGGKDVDMEASGTDMINKAPRSADQVAAVAFAGMKAGKFIILTDRDGHVAYAAKRFARPLYDRAMFAAGKQVGTGRPTTPRIVEKLQSLGARKK
- a CDS encoding DEAD/DEAH box helicase; translation: MINPSELQLRGAEWVRRVTPEQLAERMGELTLARAELYVDSERVQTINVGDQGRLLLATVEGNRARPYTVMITRMEDFDGVPQWHSRCSCPMATECKHVAATLLTARDHLGGGTPEVPAWRRFVQEQLTEPPVDDTDDGVRLGLRVSVSHELSGRHRVTRIGLTPSHRTKAERWSKQSSWDEIGLNRVRRRFNVAQADAVTALRDLTSSRRHAWALSDPVVQLDGANAGVWSALRECLATGVELLPSYNGHGDVRLAPDPTHVVADFEEQDDGSLRGSASVLGLADVTGELVVLGDPGHGIAHIRPDGSITLAALDGALSTAARALLLDGPVDVPAEDAEEFRDLYYPRLTRQLHLVASNGVPVPEPEPIRLRLTLSSPEPQAVEVVAEMLYAGKHARPVALDVYDRTRDRAAEHALVGRLEDTLREHELMELVGGLGWWPLGRSLLRGWPAVRLVESLAELEDDDDLEIVTATELPSFEESRTAPQITIGATDSDDHDWLDLHVTVSIDGEEVPFAALFAALARGDEAMLLMSGTYFSLDRPELRQLERLIAEAREISDKHREGLSINRFHLGLWDELEGLGVVDQQSERWVQQVERVRGLDRFTAPSVPESLHATLRGYQVDGFTWLAALWDCALGGILADDMGLGKTLQTLALLARAREEGELDVPVLVVAPSSVVGTWVSEAARFAPDLRVLPLAETSKRRGSTVAEAIGDAQVVVTSYAVLRLDADEFAATRWNGLVLDEAQWIKNHQSKTFQAAKRIGAPFTLAITGTPLENSLMDLWSMLALTAPGLYPRPDSFKERYRKPIERGDGAELLAQLRRRIRPLMLRRTKEQVASDLPPKQVQVQTVELGAKHRQTYDRHLQRERQRVLGLLEDPDGNRVAILAALTRLRQLALDPRLVDDVPSNAAETSAKLALLVQQIGELAAEGHRALVFSQFTSFLKLAREALADAGLSTSYLDGRTRGRQQVIDGFKNGDDAAFLISLKAGGVGLTLTEADYVFVLDPWWNPATEAQAIDRAHRIGQDKPVMVYRLVSAGTIEEKVVALQDRKRELFEKVVDGDGGSGGAITPDDIRALLQ
- a CDS encoding SDR family oxidoreductase, which translates into the protein MRVFVTGATGWIGSATVDELLRAGHQVTGLARSDSSADQLVAKGAAVLRGDLDDLDAIRKGADAAEGVIHLANKHDWANPADSNAAERASVEAIGEVLSGSDRPFVFASGVAGLVQGRPSTEDDASPFVGPDAPRGGAEARAFDFVGDGVRSIAARFAPTVHGTGDHGFIARIVAAAQQHGVSGYVGDGSNSWAAVHRFDAARLVRLGLESAPAGTRLHATGEAAVPTKAIAEAIGAGLNLPVVSIDPSDAVDHFGFVGQFFGMEMSASSNRTRKLLGWQPTGPTLLEDLAAGAYFGS
- a CDS encoding ArnT family glycosyltransferase; its protein translation is MDSATAHLRTSDQAIPREPQGAATHVSAVATRSGRTTRLWRGHPDDPSWARPSAFGLLLATAVLYFYNLTASGWANSFYSAAAQAGSVNWEAFFYGSSDAANSITVDKPPAALWVMALSVRIFGLNSFALLMPEVLMGVATVGLVYTMVRRHFGPVAGLLSGATLALTPVAALMFRFNNPDALLVLLMTLGAWATMKAIEKGSIRWMAFVGIFLGFGFLTKTLQVFLVVPFFGIAYLLAARTNLKRRVLGLLAGIGGLVAAGGWWVLIVQLVPAGSRPYIGGSEDNSFWNLTFGYNGFGRLSGNETGSVGGGGGNGGGMWGVTGITRMFGSEVGSQVSWLLPTALILLAMGVVMRGRAPRTDSRRAAYLVWGGWLLVTGLTFSFMAGIFHQYYTVALAPAIAAVVGMGAHEAWERRHSPLGSITLAAATAAAATWSFILLTRTTAYGDWLRVSILAVGMAAAFLLLALNWLHRKAIPLVLAAAVAAGLAGPAAYTWSTVNSAHTGSIPTAGPSGGMGGGPGGGGGGMPGGGTAPGGTTGQGGTTGQGGTTPGGTTGGTTQDGTTNGGGMGGLLDASTPSTAVVAALQSNASKYTWVAAAIGSNNAAGLQLATQQPVMAIGGFNGSDNSPTLAQFKAYVQAGKIHYFVAGGVGGQQMGGSNASQEISSWVEANYKKVTIGGSTFYDLTQPTSSSSSD
- a CDS encoding glycosyltransferase, with translation MQTELISPDHRPVWAERKPVVLDVVIPVYNEEHVLAASVETVWRMLHKEFPYPFRITIADNASTDSTLRVARRLASSLAEVRVQVLSRKGRGLALKQTWLASDALVLAYMDVDLSTDLGALFPLVAPLMSGHSDVAIGSRLAHGAHVVRGPKREFISRSYNFILHQGLRVKFSDAQCGFKAIRRDVAQVLLPLVEDESWFFDTELLVLAEWCRLRIHEVPVDWYDDPDSRVHIASTARDDLHGVWRLRSTRAQLEPRLAQVRNALGRLGIQGVATRSLAPVD
- a CDS encoding NAD(P)H-binding protein yields the protein MSSVAIIGGHGKVALLLAELLTSQGHSVRSLFRNEDHAPEVAATGAIPVVADVEHLDVPALSELLDGVDAVVWSAGAGGGNSARTYAVDRDAAIRSMNATAELGIERYIMVSYFGASPDHGVPEGDPFFAYAEAKAAADQYLRGTGLSWTIAAPSGLTLDPPTGRIEVNGQGGAELTSGSVSRADVAAVVAALLPAQNSVGAFVQFNNGDTPIAEAVAQL
- a CDS encoding TetR/AcrR family transcriptional regulator, translated to MARWEPGARDRLGEVAMRLFADQGFERTTVAEIAEAAGLTERTFFRHFADKREVLFAGQDDFLQLFLEPIDAAPDGTAPYELIGRSLVAAGAFFTDERRAFARARAVIIAREPALQERELAKLATLKTRLGEVFGERGVGEPAATLAAEVGVMVFHLSFQQWITKGEKRSMATIAHERLAALTQLVTE